In Leptolyngbya sp. SIO1E4, one DNA window encodes the following:
- a CDS encoding OFA family MFS transporter, with protein sequence MGITTRGEPKVTVLGQAAEQGRWLLIPLGMMILLCLGSVYSWSIFRTPLEKDLGISATQSLLPYTFVLVCYAITMPIAGFYIPRIGTRVTTAIGGIVVGLGYILSSFATHIGVLTLTYGVLAGTGIGITYGVPMVVASRWFPDKKGLAVGLTLMGFGLSPFLTAPLANQLIGAYTVRPTLRILGIIFGTIIVAIALTMKLPPQGWHPRRNVATAKSISPPAYPRSLFKSRSFYGLWISYAIGTLVGLSAIGISSPVGEEITNISPTVAAGSVSLFALFNGISRPFFGWLSDRFKPHYVAIFSYVLTLVACVLMVNARTGQVATYLIAFCLFWFCLGGWLAMAPTITLRFFNPDQYAQNYGIVFTAYGVGALIGTLVTGRIRDLFGTYNYVFYPMAGLAIIGIMVSCVLLKREGSKIDPVLDYNRR encoded by the coding sequence ATGGGAATAACAACTCGTGGTGAACCCAAGGTGACAGTGCTGGGACAAGCGGCAGAGCAAGGCCGATGGTTATTGATTCCTTTGGGGATGATGATTTTACTCTGCTTGGGAAGTGTCTACTCCTGGAGTATTTTTAGAACCCCTTTAGAAAAAGATCTGGGAATTAGTGCGACTCAAAGCCTCTTGCCGTATACCTTTGTGTTGGTTTGCTACGCTATAACGATGCCGATCGCGGGCTTTTACATTCCTCGAATTGGGACCCGCGTCACTACAGCGATCGGAGGAATAGTCGTTGGCTTGGGCTATATTCTTTCCAGCTTTGCTACCCATATCGGAGTTCTAACCCTCACCTATGGGGTGCTTGCCGGCACTGGCATCGGCATTACTTATGGTGTTCCTATGGTTGTTGCGTCACGCTGGTTTCCCGATAAAAAAGGGCTGGCTGTGGGGTTGACGCTTATGGGTTTCGGACTTTCGCCCTTCCTCACGGCACCTCTGGCAAACCAGCTGATCGGTGCCTACACCGTTCGACCGACTTTGCGCATTCTCGGTATTATCTTTGGAACGATTATTGTGGCCATTGCCCTGACAATGAAGTTGCCACCTCAGGGTTGGCATCCTCGGCGAAATGTTGCCACAGCTAAATCGATTTCACCTCCAGCCTATCCTCGGAGTCTGTTCAAGAGTCGATCATTTTATGGGCTGTGGATTTCTTACGCAATCGGGACTCTAGTGGGATTGAGTGCGATTGGCATTTCCAGTCCCGTTGGGGAGGAAATCACTAATATCAGTCCGACCGTAGCGGCTGGCAGTGTCTCGTTATTTGCTCTGTTTAATGGCATTAGCCGCCCGTTCTTTGGTTGGTTAAGCGATCGGTTTAAGCCTCACTACGTCGCAATTTTTTCCTATGTGTTGACCTTAGTTGCCTGTGTCCTGATGGTGAATGCTCGCACTGGACAGGTAGCCACATATCTCATTGCCTTTTGCCTATTTTGGTTCTGCCTGGGTGGGTGGTTGGCCATGGCCCCAACCATTACTCTCCGGTTTTTTAACCCTGACCAGTATGCTCAAAACTATGGCATTGTCTTTACAGCCTATGGAGTCGGTGCTTTGATTGGCACCTTAGTGACGGGGCGCATTCGAGATTTATTTGGCACCTACAACTATGTGTTTTATCCGATGGCGGGCTTGGCCATAATTGGCATTATGGTATCCTGTGTGCTGCTCAAACGAGAAGGTTCAAAAATCGACCCTGTTCTGGATTACAACAGGCGTTAA
- a CDS encoding histidine phosphatase family protein: MMIVLVRHGKPTVTSQEWINGHEIPRFASRYQAARISSDSLPSEELSLLVQSAKAVFTSDLPRSIHSAQILEPSIPVVSNSIFREIEFMFQFPTNLRLPALIWIILARLLWGLGYSPSSYSQLDAKNQAKQAADFLEQQSSEIGSIVLVGHGLTNLFIARELKKRGWRGPRTPNMAHWSYAVYNR, translated from the coding sequence ATGATGATTGTCTTAGTGAGACATGGAAAACCTACCGTTACTTCGCAAGAATGGATTAATGGTCATGAAATTCCAAGATTTGCAAGTCGGTATCAAGCAGCCAGAATTTCTAGCGACTCTTTACCATCAGAAGAACTTAGCTTATTGGTTCAATCAGCAAAAGCAGTCTTCACTAGCGATTTGCCTCGATCTATCCACTCTGCTCAAATCCTTGAACCTTCTATTCCCGTAGTGAGTAACTCTATATTTCGTGAAATAGAGTTTATGTTCCAGTTTCCAACTAACCTTCGTCTACCAGCTCTAATTTGGATTATTCTCGCGAGATTGCTGTGGGGATTGGGTTATTCCCCTTCTTCTTATTCGCAGCTTGATGCTAAAAATCAAGCTAAACAAGCGGCTGATTTTCTAGAACAGCAATCTAGCGAGATTGGTTCTATTGTTTTAGTTGGTCATGGTCTCACCAATCTTTTTATTGCCCGTGAGTTGAAGAAACGGGGATGGCGTGGTCCTCGAACTCCTAACATGGCACACTGGAGCTATGCTGTTTACAATCGTTAG
- a CDS encoding MATE family efflux transporter codes for MFGLSLQANLKTEVREFLKLAVPLASAQLAQSATGFVDTIMMGRMGPDTLAAGGLASIILLSVMLGATGVVMGISPLVAEAFGAGQKTRIQHLVRQGLWLSIMVALPMMIVMSQSNRWLLWVGQAEATVQLAYTYLNIILWGLFPVVGFAALRATVSALSHARPVMTIMVTGTAFNIAGNYVLGFGKLGFPQMGLAGLALASVIAQWGMFIAMVLYVLKHPKLRAYRFFQELHRLRPRILWQLIWVGVPIGIFSGLEAAFYMVIMFWVGTFGTIALAAHQIVLQTLTIVFMVPLGISFATTVRVGQWLGRKELQGVQRAAWVSIGLSTVFAGSMSVMFLLFPKQVIGIYLDVQNPENVAIVSLATTLLMIAAIAQVLDAFQKAIYGSLQGLQDTQVPMVLIALGYWGFGLSVACALGSYLNLGTQGLWIGQSVAIALVAGLFTWRLYKLVVQRSHC; via the coding sequence ATGTTTGGTCTTTCTCTACAAGCCAACCTCAAAACCGAAGTTCGCGAATTTCTCAAACTCGCGGTTCCGCTTGCCAGTGCCCAACTAGCTCAATCGGCCACCGGATTTGTAGACACTATCATGATGGGCCGCATGGGGCCGGATACGCTCGCTGCCGGAGGACTCGCCTCCATCATTCTCTTATCGGTGATGTTGGGGGCAACAGGTGTGGTGATGGGCATCAGCCCTTTGGTTGCAGAAGCCTTTGGAGCGGGCCAAAAGACGCGCATTCAGCACTTGGTGCGTCAGGGATTGTGGCTATCGATCATGGTGGCGCTGCCGATGATGATTGTGATGAGTCAGAGCAATCGCTGGTTGCTCTGGGTCGGCCAAGCTGAAGCGACCGTTCAACTGGCATATACTTATCTCAACATCATTCTCTGGGGCCTGTTTCCTGTCGTCGGGTTTGCGGCTCTGCGCGCTACCGTGTCGGCGCTGTCTCATGCACGTCCAGTGATGACCATCATGGTAACGGGCACGGCCTTCAATATTGCGGGCAACTACGTTCTGGGATTTGGCAAACTGGGATTTCCGCAGATGGGCCTAGCAGGGCTGGCATTGGCCAGTGTGATTGCCCAGTGGGGTATGTTCATCGCTATGGTGCTGTATGTCCTGAAGCATCCCAAACTGAGGGCATATCGATTTTTTCAAGAACTCCATCGCCTGCGTCCCCGCATTCTCTGGCAGCTAATCTGGGTCGGCGTGCCTATCGGCATCTTTTCAGGACTAGAAGCGGCTTTTTATATGGTCATTATGTTCTGGGTTGGCACTTTTGGGACGATCGCTCTGGCTGCCCACCAGATCGTCTTGCAAACACTGACCATTGTGTTTATGGTGCCACTGGGTATTTCTTTCGCTACAACGGTGCGGGTTGGGCAGTGGTTGGGCCGCAAAGAGCTTCAGGGCGTTCAGCGGGCTGCTTGGGTCAGCATTGGTTTGAGTACAGTTTTTGCTGGCAGCATGTCAGTTATGTTCCTCTTGTTTCCTAAGCAGGTCATTGGGATTTATCTGGATGTGCAAAATCCTGAGAATGTTGCCATTGTTTCCCTGGCCACAACACTGCTGATGATTGCCGCGATCGCCCAAGTTCTGGATGCGTTTCAAAAAGCGATTTACGGCTCTTTGCAAGGGCTTCAGGATACCCAGGTGCCGATGGTGCTGATTGCCCTGGGCTACTGGGGCTTTGGGCTATCGGTGGCTTGCGCGCTGGGCTCTTACCTCAACCTGGGCACACAGGGATTGTGGATTGGGCAATCGGTGGCGATCGCGTTAGTCGCGGGCCTATTTACATGGAGGCTGTATAAATTAGTCGTGCAGCGAAGCCATTGCTAG
- a CDS encoding helix-turn-helix transcriptional regulator → MTQISRKGSTPSSNPTPEPIASSESLGWQPLLVEEFQQPPGSTDILESWEGYSIALCLAPRPYRIHQVVGDLRYTGLYAKGDISITPTNIPATCCTEGDDHYFHVQVPMRFLQSVAQSAMDLNPDRLELRNEFRIRDPQLEQVLQLLRAELHRGNGSVGQLYVESLANVLAVNLLREYSTAKPKVVVYEGGLGDRTIVQISDYIHAHLDQPIKLADLAEVAGISQFHFSRLFKQSMGMTPHQYLIQQRIEQAKQLLKGTKRAIAEIALECGFNSQSHFSKHVRDATGMTPNNYRKN, encoded by the coding sequence ATGACACAGATATCTCGAAAAGGGAGTACGCCGTCTTCAAACCCTACCCCCGAGCCGATTGCATCGAGTGAGTCGCTGGGCTGGCAGCCCCTACTGGTCGAAGAGTTTCAGCAGCCTCCTGGCAGTACCGACATTTTGGAATCCTGGGAAGGGTATTCGATCGCACTGTGCCTAGCACCGCGTCCCTATCGCATTCATCAAGTCGTGGGCGATCTCCGCTACACCGGACTGTACGCCAAAGGCGACATTTCGATTACCCCGACAAATATTCCAGCCACCTGCTGCACCGAAGGAGACGACCACTACTTCCACGTACAGGTGCCGATGCGATTTTTGCAATCGGTGGCGCAGTCTGCCATGGATCTGAACCCCGATCGCTTGGAACTCAGAAACGAGTTTCGCATCCGCGATCCGCAACTGGAGCAGGTGTTACAACTACTGCGGGCGGAGCTGCATAGAGGCAATGGCTCGGTGGGTCAACTCTATGTGGAATCTCTGGCCAACGTGCTGGCTGTCAATCTACTGCGCGAATACTCTACCGCGAAGCCAAAAGTGGTCGTTTATGAAGGGGGCTTGGGTGATCGCACAATTGTACAAATCTCTGACTATATCCATGCCCATCTCGATCAGCCCATCAAACTGGCAGATCTGGCGGAGGTCGCAGGTATCAGTCAATTTCACTTCAGCCGCCTGTTCAAACAGTCGATGGGCATGACGCCCCATCAATACTTGATTCAGCAGCGCATCGAGCAGGCCAAGCAGTTGTTGAAGGGAACGAAAAGGGCGATCGCCGAGATTGCCCTAGAGTGTGGCTTCAACAGTCAGAGTCATTTCAGCAAGCACGTTCGCGATGCCACTGGCATGACTCCAAACAATTACCGTAAAAACTGA